The following are encoded in a window of Thermoleophilaceae bacterium genomic DNA:
- a CDS encoding BTAD domain-containing putative transcriptional regulator: MAARLARALDEGHVLLVAGAGFGKTMALEDALDLRGGAQAWVRCSELDRDPGRLLADLVRALASAVPGAADVLGERLAHAPLQVDSALASRELARELERLLVDPLTIVIDDGEQLADAPDAAAIVRDLLASAAPALRVAVASRVLLPLRLSKLRASGRLAQLGAADLAFSPDECAELYRAATGLEPSGGELDALWSATEGWPLGVALSAASGGAPAPEPRGSTALAAFIEEELLGPLGAELRTALLESSLAPDLDSGTLFALGLPATLLDDAGRHGVPLRNMDSGARLAYHPLVRDLLRERLADECSPERMRELHASLAQVLEQSGRGPEAVEHWLAAGNSERAAEAVVREGRVIFRSSPATVAAWLEALPHEMRGAPDLRNIEGRLAAGEGELERSVGPLTDAIAGYAERGDTEREWRMRVLLSDVLAQIEDYDRSAGLAEGFEEANAFGAPMTAVSVACNHARASRFHEATRLFERAMAHPLGAPLVTLAAGFQGVFLDFPQSKLDGALRGVREAVGALERFDPSNRLSLFLGYGALIHDERGEDEAAVEMAERMQRLTERSWMGSYVSGLAHTFKAGMHARHGRIAEAELELSRVRPLVRNWRAENYVARAALAGGRGDHEAASAAAAAAIEHGALRTWLGRARLIPMLVPVLVDAGQPTWARELLDDGLRACPAECRAPRLYAQRAWLRRNEGDDPGALDDLATAWHEAGPETQHLVRREWRWLEPLLWTALEQGMLPPDEVIASIEGAMPGGAALLAFTRHPVADVRRAALVSAVASGHPEAPRLVGELEHDEDEAVASVARTSGRRLASRPPRLVFTLLGGFGLRRGAFTVDDDAWERRVAQRLVRLLLVRRDAPVPEDVLFEAFWPDKPADAARRGLQVAVSSARAVLDPPGVERTAIEAAERSYRLRLRPGDSVDADDFEHAATAALAASGSDRIPLLEVASARWGGEPLPEDRYEDWAIAWRERLLDLYGQVLGALADGHAASGEYGRAIDASRRAVEVDPLDEAAHRRLMLFYARSGRRGHALRQFLACRRALVDGLGVEPAEETSALQRLILAGEAV, translated from the coding sequence GTGGCGGCACGCCTGGCCCGAGCCCTGGATGAGGGTCACGTGCTGCTCGTGGCCGGCGCCGGGTTCGGAAAGACGATGGCGCTCGAGGACGCCCTCGATCTGCGCGGTGGCGCGCAGGCGTGGGTGCGTTGCTCGGAGCTCGACCGCGACCCCGGCCGGCTGCTCGCGGATCTCGTGCGGGCGCTCGCGAGCGCGGTGCCCGGTGCCGCCGACGTGCTCGGGGAGCGGCTCGCGCACGCGCCCCTGCAGGTCGACTCCGCGCTGGCCTCCCGCGAGCTGGCACGGGAGCTCGAGCGCCTGCTCGTGGACCCGCTCACGATCGTGATCGACGACGGCGAGCAACTCGCCGACGCTCCTGACGCCGCCGCCATCGTCCGCGACCTGCTGGCCAGCGCGGCACCCGCCCTGCGCGTGGCGGTGGCCTCGCGCGTGCTGCTGCCACTGCGACTGTCGAAGCTGCGCGCAAGCGGGCGCCTCGCGCAGCTCGGCGCGGCCGACCTCGCCTTCAGCCCGGACGAGTGCGCGGAGCTGTACCGGGCCGCCACGGGTCTCGAGCCGAGCGGCGGCGAGCTGGACGCCCTCTGGTCGGCCACCGAGGGATGGCCGCTCGGCGTCGCGCTCTCCGCGGCTTCCGGCGGAGCGCCGGCGCCCGAGCCACGCGGCTCCACCGCACTCGCGGCGTTCATCGAGGAGGAGCTGCTCGGGCCGCTGGGAGCCGAGCTGCGCACGGCGCTGCTCGAGTCGAGCCTGGCGCCGGACCTCGACTCCGGCACATTGTTCGCCCTCGGCCTTCCCGCCACGCTGCTCGACGACGCCGGCCGCCACGGCGTGCCGCTCCGCAACATGGACTCCGGCGCCCGGCTGGCGTACCACCCGCTGGTGCGCGACCTGCTGCGCGAGCGGCTGGCCGATGAGTGTTCGCCAGAGCGCATGCGCGAACTGCACGCATCGCTGGCCCAGGTGCTCGAGCAGTCGGGCCGCGGCCCCGAGGCGGTGGAGCACTGGCTGGCCGCGGGCAACTCCGAGCGGGCTGCGGAGGCAGTGGTGCGTGAGGGGCGGGTGATCTTCCGCAGCTCCCCCGCCACCGTGGCCGCCTGGCTCGAGGCGCTCCCACACGAGATGCGCGGGGCGCCCGACCTGCGCAACATCGAAGGGCGGCTCGCCGCCGGGGAGGGCGAGCTCGAACGGTCGGTGGGCCCGCTCACGGATGCGATCGCCGGCTACGCCGAGCGCGGCGACACCGAGCGCGAGTGGCGGATGCGCGTGCTGCTCTCCGACGTGCTCGCCCAGATCGAGGACTACGACAGGTCCGCGGGGCTGGCCGAAGGCTTCGAGGAGGCGAACGCGTTCGGCGCCCCGATGACCGCCGTGTCGGTTGCGTGCAATCACGCGCGCGCCTCGCGTTTCCACGAGGCCACCAGGCTGTTCGAGCGTGCGATGGCGCATCCGCTCGGCGCGCCGCTGGTAACCCTGGCGGCGGGCTTCCAGGGCGTGTTCCTCGACTTCCCTCAATCGAAGCTCGACGGCGCGCTGAGGGGAGTGCGGGAGGCGGTGGGCGCGCTCGAGCGCTTCGACCCGTCCAATCGGCTTTCCCTCTTCCTCGGCTACGGCGCGCTGATCCACGACGAGCGCGGCGAGGACGAGGCCGCCGTGGAGATGGCCGAGCGGATGCAGCGGCTCACGGAGCGGTCGTGGATGGGCAGCTACGTGAGCGGTCTCGCGCACACCTTCAAGGCGGGGATGCACGCCAGGCACGGCCGCATCGCGGAGGCGGAGTTGGAGCTCAGCCGCGTGCGCCCGTTAGTGCGTAACTGGAGGGCGGAGAACTACGTGGCGCGTGCGGCGCTCGCCGGCGGGCGCGGCGACCACGAGGCGGCTTCCGCGGCGGCGGCCGCCGCCATCGAGCACGGCGCGCTTCGCACGTGGCTGGGCAGGGCGCGTCTCATCCCGATGCTCGTGCCCGTGCTGGTGGACGCAGGTCAGCCGACGTGGGCGCGCGAGCTCCTGGACGATGGTCTGCGGGCGTGCCCCGCCGAATGCCGCGCACCGCGTCTCTATGCCCAGCGCGCCTGGCTGCGTCGCAACGAGGGCGATGACCCGGGCGCGCTCGACGATCTCGCCACGGCGTGGCACGAGGCCGGCCCTGAGACCCAGCACCTCGTCCGGCGCGAGTGGCGCTGGCTCGAGCCGCTTCTGTGGACGGCGCTCGAGCAGGGCATGCTGCCGCCCGACGAGGTGATCGCTTCCATCGAAGGCGCGATGCCCGGCGGCGCGGCGCTGCTCGCGTTCACCCGCCATCCGGTGGCGGACGTGCGCCGCGCGGCGCTCGTGTCCGCGGTGGCATCCGGCCATCCGGAGGCGCCGCGGCTGGTCGGCGAGCTCGAGCACGACGAGGACGAGGCCGTGGCCTCGGTCGCGCGGACCTCGGGACGCCGCCTGGCCAGCCGACCGCCGCGCCTGGTGTTCACGCTGCTCGGCGGCTTCGGCCTGCGGCGCGGGGCGTTCACGGTCGACGACGACGCGTGGGAGCGCCGCGTGGCTCAGCGCCTCGTGCGCCTGCTGCTCGTGCGCCGCGACGCTCCAGTGCCGGAGGACGTGCTGTTCGAGGCGTTCTGGCCGGACAAGCCGGCCGACGCTGCGCGCCGCGGACTGCAGGTGGCCGTGTCGAGCGCGCGCGCCGTGCTCGACCCGCCGGGCGTAGAGCGAACGGCGATCGAGGCCGCCGAGCGCTCGTACCGGCTGCGGCTGCGGCCGGGCGACTCGGTGGATGCCGACGACTTCGAGCACGCCGCCACCGCGGCGCTCGCCGCGAGCGGCTCCGATCGGATCCCGCTGCTCGAGGTGGCGAGTGCGCGCTGGGGAGGCGAGCCCCTACCGGAGGACCGCTACGAGGACTGGGCGATCGCATGGCGCGAGCGCCTGCTCGACCTCTACGGACAGGTGCTCGGTGCCCTGGCCGACGGCCACGCCGCCTCCGGCGAGTACGGGCGCGCCATCGACGCGAGCCGCCGCGCAGTGGAGGTGGACCCGCTCGACGAGGCCGCCCACCGCCGCCTCATGCTCTTCTACGCCCGCTCCGGCCGCCGCGGGCACGCGCTACGGCAGTTCCTCGCCTGCCGCCGCGCGCTCGTGGATGGCCTGGGCGTGGAGCCCGCCGAGGAGACTTCCGCTCTGCAGCGCCTGATCCTGGCCGGCGAAGCCGTGTGA
- a CDS encoding AMP-binding protein yields MNFALDVVEKAPHDRVALIALARDGSRSEISFGEVADRSARLAGTLAARGVARGDVVMTLVGNRPEWVYAIVACFRMGAVALPCTEQLRPKDLRERMERVDPRVVVVDERDLEAVEATGFDGELLVIPDDRLFASDPFPAVDLSPTDPALITFTSGTAGEPKPIRHGQRYIPGQRVQAEHWFGAREGDLCWCTAASGWSKSARNVFIAPWVRGATALLQDARFDPEERLATVEREGVNVLCMAPTEYRTIAKRTELRELPTLRHAVAAGEPLNPEIVRLWAETVKVEIHDGYGQTETGALTGMPIGPPVRPGSMGRPLPGFRLWIEDGELCADPKTVPTFFIDGPDDVWRTGDRVREDEDGYLWFEGRSDDVIISAGYRIGPFEVESALVSHPAVAEAAAVAAPDEERGAVVRAIVVLREGHEGTDELARELQDHVKGETAPYKYPRIVEFANELPKTASGKIRRAVLRGEG; encoded by the coding sequence ATGAACTTCGCACTGGACGTCGTGGAGAAGGCTCCGCACGATCGCGTGGCGCTGATCGCGCTGGCGAGAGACGGCTCCCGTAGCGAAATCTCCTTCGGCGAAGTGGCCGATCGGTCCGCCCGGCTGGCCGGCACGCTGGCGGCGCGTGGCGTGGCCCGCGGCGACGTGGTGATGACGCTCGTGGGCAACCGGCCGGAGTGGGTGTACGCGATCGTCGCGTGCTTCCGCATGGGCGCCGTTGCTCTGCCCTGCACGGAACAGTTGCGGCCGAAGGACCTGCGCGAGCGGATGGAGCGGGTGGATCCGCGTGTGGTGGTGGTGGACGAGCGCGACCTCGAGGCGGTGGAGGCCACCGGCTTCGACGGCGAGCTGCTCGTGATTCCGGACGACCGGCTGTTCGCCAGCGACCCGTTTCCAGCCGTGGACCTCTCCCCCACCGATCCCGCGCTGATCACGTTCACCTCCGGCACCGCCGGCGAGCCGAAGCCGATTCGCCACGGCCAGCGTTACATACCGGGCCAGCGCGTGCAGGCGGAGCACTGGTTCGGCGCTCGCGAGGGCGACCTCTGCTGGTGCACCGCGGCGAGCGGGTGGTCGAAGTCCGCGCGCAACGTGTTCATCGCGCCGTGGGTGCGCGGCGCCACGGCGCTGTTGCAGGATGCCCGCTTCGATCCGGAGGAGCGCCTGGCCACCGTGGAGCGCGAGGGCGTGAACGTGCTCTGCATGGCGCCGACCGAGTACCGCACGATCGCCAAGCGCACGGAGCTGCGCGAGCTGCCCACCCTGAGGCACGCCGTGGCCGCCGGCGAGCCGCTCAACCCGGAGATCGTCCGGCTCTGGGCGGAGACGGTGAAGGTCGAGATCCACGACGGCTACGGCCAGACAGAGACCGGCGCTCTCACGGGCATGCCGATCGGGCCGCCGGTGCGCCCGGGGTCGATGGGCAGGCCGCTGCCGGGCTTCCGCCTCTGGATCGAGGACGGCGAGCTGTGCGCCGACCCGAAGACGGTCCCCACCTTCTTCATCGACGGGCCGGACGACGTGTGGCGCACCGGCGACCGCGTGCGCGAGGACGAGGACGGCTACCTGTGGTTCGAGGGCCGCTCGGACGACGTGATCATCTCCGCGGGCTACCGGATCGGCCCGTTCGAGGTGGAGTCCGCGCTCGTCTCTCATCCCGCCGTGGCGGAGGCGGCGGCGGTGGCGGCCCCGGACGAGGAGCGCGGCGCGGTGGTCCGCGCCATCGTCGTGCTTCGCGAGGGCCACGAAGGCACGGACGAGCTGGCGCGCGAGCTCCAGGACCACGTGAAGGGCGAGACTGCGCCCTACAAGTACCCCCGCATCGTCGAGTTCGCGAACGAGCTTCCGAAGACCGCGAGCGGCAAGATCAGGCGGGCGGTGCTGCGCGGGGAGGGCTAG
- a CDS encoding acyl-CoA dehydrogenase family protein, whose product MAVATPYSEKTDEQRAITEMVRQFVDEQVIPIAEEHDHEDKFPEAVVEQMKELGLFGVTIPEEYGGMGLDLTTYAMIVEELSRGWISVSGIVNTHFIGSYLLMKFGTDEQKEKYLPKMATGEIRAAFSLSEPGLGSDVAAITTRAKKDGDQWVINGTKMWVTNGLRAGLVFLLAKSDPEADPPHKGMTCFICEKEPGAAENTGDYKGLNVPPQIKKMGYKGVESTELVFEDYRCPAENVLGGEEAGVNKGFPQMMDALEVGRVNVAARGVGLGQRALELALRYSQERRTFGKPIAQHQAIQFKLAEMGTKVEAARLLTVKAARMKDAGERSDLEAGMAKLFASEAAKEVVEEALRIHGGYGYSKEYEIERLYRDAPLLLIGEGTSEIQKMVIGRTLLKRNKI is encoded by the coding sequence TTGGCAGTTGCCACGCCGTACAGCGAGAAGACCGACGAGCAGCGTGCGATCACCGAGATGGTCCGCCAGTTCGTGGACGAGCAGGTGATCCCGATCGCCGAGGAGCACGACCACGAGGACAAGTTCCCGGAGGCGGTCGTGGAGCAGATGAAGGAGCTCGGGCTGTTCGGCGTGACCATCCCGGAGGAGTACGGCGGGATGGGGCTCGACCTCACCACCTACGCGATGATCGTGGAGGAGCTGTCGCGCGGCTGGATCTCCGTCTCCGGCATCGTCAACACCCACTTCATCGGCTCCTACCTGCTGATGAAGTTCGGCACGGACGAGCAGAAGGAGAAGTACCTGCCGAAGATGGCCACCGGCGAGATCCGGGCGGCCTTCTCCCTGTCTGAGCCCGGGCTCGGCTCCGACGTCGCCGCGATCACCACGCGCGCCAAGAAGGACGGCGACCAGTGGGTGATCAACGGCACCAAGATGTGGGTGACGAACGGGCTGCGCGCGGGCCTCGTGTTCCTGCTCGCCAAGTCCGACCCGGAAGCCGACCCACCGCACAAGGGCATGACCTGCTTCATCTGCGAGAAGGAGCCGGGCGCCGCGGAGAACACGGGCGACTACAAGGGCCTGAACGTTCCGCCGCAGATCAAGAAGATGGGCTACAAGGGCGTGGAGTCGACAGAGCTCGTGTTCGAGGACTACCGCTGTCCGGCCGAGAACGTGCTGGGCGGCGAGGAGGCAGGTGTGAACAAGGGCTTCCCGCAGATGATGGACGCGCTCGAGGTGGGCCGTGTGAACGTGGCCGCCCGCGGCGTGGGCCTCGGCCAGCGCGCTCTTGAGCTTGCCCTTCGTTACTCGCAGGAGCGGCGCACGTTCGGCAAGCCGATCGCGCAGCACCAGGCGATCCAGTTCAAGCTCGCCGAGATGGGCACGAAGGTGGAGGCCGCGCGCCTCCTCACGGTCAAGGCGGCGCGGATGAAGGACGCCGGCGAGCGTTCGGACCTCGAGGCCGGCATGGCCAAGCTGTTCGCCTCGGAGGCGGCAAAGGAAGTCGTGGAGGAGGCGCTGCGGATCCACGGCGGCTACGGCTACTCGAAGGAGTACGAGATCGAGCGCCTGTACCGCGACGCTCCGCTGCTCCTGATCGGCGAGGGCACGTCCGAGATCCAGAAGATGGTCATCGGGCGGACATTGCTGAAGCGCAACAAGATCTAG
- a CDS encoding DapH/DapD/GlmU-related protein produces MIVERSGIRPSVAPGARVAPSAQVVGDVRIEEGCVIDHGAVVASSGAPVAIGAGSVVMANAVIRSVGGAHRPAHPVEIGEEVLVGPLAALAGCTIEDAAYIATGVIVFHGVVVGRGSRLGAGSIAHVGARLPAGSRLGMRQYAVAQEAGDALITADLDEARRLIARADFFGQVFERSDDDLETLHRATVATLRAEAEAWSDLEG; encoded by the coding sequence ATGATCGTTGAGAGGTCCGGAATACGGCCTTCCGTGGCACCGGGCGCGCGCGTGGCGCCATCGGCGCAGGTGGTCGGCGACGTGCGGATCGAGGAGGGCTGCGTGATCGACCACGGCGCTGTGGTGGCGAGCTCGGGCGCGCCCGTGGCGATCGGCGCGGGTTCGGTGGTGATGGCAAACGCCGTGATCCGCTCCGTGGGCGGTGCTCACCGGCCCGCGCATCCGGTCGAGATCGGCGAGGAGGTGCTTGTGGGGCCGTTGGCGGCCCTCGCCGGCTGCACGATCGAGGACGCCGCCTATATCGCCACCGGGGTGATCGTCTTTCACGGTGTGGTGGTGGGTCGCGGCAGCCGCTTGGGGGCCGGCTCGATCGCGCATGTGGGCGCGCGCCTGCCAGCCGGCTCCCGCCTCGGGATGCGGCAGTACGCGGTGGCGCAGGAGGCAGGCGATGCGCTGATCACGGCCGACCTCGACGAGGCTCGCAGGTTGATCGCGCGCGCCGACTTCTTCGGCCAGGTGTTCGAGCGGAGCGATGACGACCTCGAGACGCTGCATCGCGCCACGGTGGCCACGCTCCGGGCCGAAGCCGAGGCGTGGTCGGACCTCGAGGGCTGA
- a CDS encoding SRPBCC domain-containing protein yields MAVDLDHTFTTAKPIDESFAAITDLERIVPAVEGGTVTEKTSDDSVKAEIKVKMGAMSLTFAGTVEVAEKDESEHRALLVVKSREKSGQGYANADVEFRLNDGGGDIHTHAQITGKAASMGEGVMVGVLDALIQDFTTKLPNI; encoded by the coding sequence ATGGCAGTTGATCTCGACCACACGTTCACCACCGCGAAGCCAATCGACGAGAGCTTCGCCGCGATCACCGATCTCGAGCGCATCGTGCCCGCCGTGGAGGGTGGAACCGTGACCGAGAAGACGAGCGACGACTCGGTGAAGGCCGAGATCAAGGTGAAGATGGGCGCGATGTCCCTCACGTTCGCCGGCACCGTGGAGGTGGCGGAGAAGGACGAGAGCGAGCACCGCGCGCTGCTCGTGGTGAAGTCGCGCGAGAAGAGCGGCCAGGGCTATGCCAACGCGGACGTTGAGTTCAGGCTCAACGACGGCGGCGGCGACATCCACACGCACGCTCAGATCACCGGCAAGGCCGCGTCGATGGGCGAGGGCGTGATGGTGGGCGTGCTCGACGCTCTGATCCAGGACTTCACCACCAAGCTGCCCAACATCTGA
- a CDS encoding CoA transferase: MPPLDGLRVLDLSRVLAGPYCTMVLADLGADVIKVERPGTGDETRGWGPPYAGGEAAYYLSVNRGKRSCAIDLSTDEGRQLAFELCARADVVIENFKAGTARRMGLDRASVAERNPRVVYCSITGFGSRRTPVGRPGYDFVAQAESGIMSITGEPDGEPMKVGVAMVDVLTGLHAAVAILAAVHRGEGDGIEVSLLDSGLAGLINVASNVLVTGEEPRRHGNAHPNIVPYQSFPTADGWIAIAAPNDGLYGRLCEVLAAPELASDERFVTNAKRVENRETLIPLIEERLAGKPAEEWLAELERVGVPAGKIRSVPDALRAAAVAGLAATTKVPHPTAGEVELVNSPIQIESGLRPAEAPPLLGQHTAEVLKEIGLGDPEIDRLAAAGIVATAKSRG, encoded by the coding sequence ATGCCACCTCTCGACGGACTCCGGGTGCTCGATCTCTCGCGCGTGCTGGCGGGCCCGTACTGCACGATGGTGCTCGCGGACCTCGGCGCCGACGTGATCAAGGTCGAGCGCCCGGGCACTGGCGACGAGACGCGCGGCTGGGGCCCGCCCTACGCCGGCGGCGAGGCCGCCTACTACCTGTCCGTGAACCGCGGCAAGCGCAGCTGCGCGATCGATCTGTCCACCGACGAGGGCCGGCAGCTCGCCTTCGAGCTGTGCGCGCGGGCCGACGTGGTGATCGAGAACTTCAAGGCCGGTACCGCCAGGCGGATGGGCCTCGACCGCGCGAGCGTGGCGGAGCGCAACCCGCGCGTGGTCTACTGCTCGATCACCGGCTTCGGCTCACGCCGCACGCCGGTGGGCCGGCCGGGCTACGACTTCGTCGCGCAGGCGGAGAGCGGAATCATGTCCATCACCGGCGAGCCGGACGGCGAGCCGATGAAGGTGGGCGTGGCAATGGTGGACGTGCTCACCGGCCTCCACGCCGCGGTGGCGATCCTCGCGGCGGTGCATCGCGGCGAGGGCGACGGGATCGAGGTGTCGCTGCTCGACAGCGGACTGGCCGGCCTGATCAACGTGGCGTCGAACGTGCTGGTGACTGGCGAGGAACCGCGCCGCCACGGCAACGCGCACCCGAACATCGTCCCGTACCAGTCGTTTCCCACGGCGGACGGCTGGATCGCGATTGCCGCGCCCAATGACGGCCTCTACGGCCGCCTTTGCGAGGTGCTCGCTGCGCCCGAGCTGGCGAGCGACGAGCGCTTCGTCACCAACGCGAAGCGCGTGGAGAACCGGGAGACGCTCATCCCGCTGATCGAGGAACGCCTGGCCGGGAAGCCGGCGGAGGAGTGGCTCGCCGAGCTCGAGCGGGTGGGCGTTCCGGCGGGCAAGATCCGCAGCGTGCCCGACGCGCTGCGTGCCGCGGCCGTCGCGGGCCTCGCCGCCACCACGAAGGTGCCGCATCCGACCGCGGGCGAGGTGGAGCTCGTGAACTCGCCCATCCAGATCGAATCCGGCCTGCGCCCCGCCGAGGCGCCGCCGCTGCTGGGGCAGCACACGGCGGAGGTGCTGAAGGAGATCGGGCTCGGCGATCCGGAGATCGACCGGCTCGCCGCCGCCGGAATCGTGGCCACGGCAAAATCACGCGGATGA